From a region of the Takifugu rubripes unplaced genomic scaffold, fTakRub1.2, whole genome shotgun sequence genome:
- the LOC101065107 gene encoding TBC1 domain family member 9B isoform X3, producing MKCLLVGTLDVVLDSSARVAPYRILLQTADSQLYWNIACGSSRKEITEHWDWLESNLLQTISIFESDEDIITFVKGKISGIIAEESRLKQSEEHVEDSGKFLEAELKMRRLFGMPDEEKLVNYYSCSYWKGRVPRQGWLYLSINHLCFYSFLLGKEVTLVVPWTDVTQLEKNSTLVFPESVRVSTRHTEHFFSMFLNINDTFKLMEQLANIAMRQLLDNEAFAADRSLPKPCKTLKNVSALKRDLDARAKNERYRSMFRLTQDERLDGHTGCTLWTPFAKMHVIGQLFISNNYICFNSREEDVCQLIIPLREVSIVEKADSSSVLPCPVSISTKNKMNFLFANLKDRDFLVQRISDFLQRTPDSSDTGPLSLTGQSAPTNMASCAGYECTQRRHHYHPDLPTARHSLLQLYHQNVAEDLGPKAMKEKMKVEAWNIHFSEFGRGVCMYRTSRTRELVLNGIPELLRGELWLLFSGAQNEMDTHRGYYGDLVEQAMGQCSLATEEIERDLHRSMPEHHAFQNENGIAALRRVLTAYAHRNPGIGYCQAMNIVTSVLLLYCPEEDAFWLLVALCERMLPDYYNTRVVGALVDQGVFEDLTRASLPLLYEHMQDLGVISTISLSWFLTLFLSVMPFDSAVILVDCFFYEGIKVIFQVALAVLHANMDALLSCSDEGEAMTILGRYLDNVVNKQTAAPPIPHLHARLTSGEDPPAEIDIFSLIKSSYERFGSLHSDVIEQMRFKQRLKVIQSLEDTAKRSVVRAMMTESAFSIEELEDLFCLFKAKHMTSCYWGSCSSASERHDPSLPYLEQYRIDSGQFAQLFSALAPWVCSSHTLTLSARLFRLLDQNQDGLVNFKEFITGLSGMYHGDMTEKLKLLYKLHLPQGKVTHVGIVGVSFHFPNGVFPSFLSVVAFCPEETESALDATNFFAATIPQESFLLSDPDSEGRQGVTSGNVGKDKGVDAEEKKDKVKDYRYYLRMWAMEKEPRPETIKDLPRMNQEQFIDLCKTLYNMFSEEPEEQHLYHSIATVASLLLRIGEVGKKFHNGSKKTDGADIQTPPTVPGVEEAHSGVESGEPQVCQEAADTAAPNEQDKGNMPVLSHPSGSSGPLQREDLSEDALLAGGIEQRQGSVLDADWSITFEQVLASLLTEPPLVDYFERKRDIQSKVEACKAQRVIERQISSDQELTQQAH from the exons ATGAAGT GTCTCCTTGTTGGGACCCTGGATGTGGTTTTGGACTCTAGTGCCAGAGTAGCCCCCTACAGGATATTGCTGCAGACAGCTGATTCACAGCTTTACTGGAACATTGCCTGTG GCTCTTCTAGGAAGGAGATCACTGAACACTGGGACTGGCTGGAGTCCAACCTGCTGCAGACCATCTCAATCTTTGAGAGTGATGAAGATATCATCACATTTGTCAAAGGAAAGATCTCC GGCATCATTGCTGAGGAGAGCCGATTGAAGCAGAGTGAGGAGCATGTGGAGGACAGTGGAAAGTTTCTGGAAGCTGAGCTGAAGATGAGGAGGCTGTTTGGGATGCCTGATGAGGAGAAGCTGGTGAATTATTACTCCTGCAGCTACTGGAAGGGGCGAGTGCCACGGCAGGGCTGGCTTTACCTCTCCATCAACCATCTGTGCTTTTACTCCTTCCTGCTGGGCAAGGAGG tgaccCTGGTAGTTCCATGGACGGACGTGACCCAACTGGAGAAGAATTCCACTTTGGTCTTTCCAGAAAGCGTTCGAGTCAGCACACGTCACACTGAACATTTCTTCTCCATGTTCCTCAACATCAATGACACCTTTAAGTTGATGGAGCAACTTGCCAACATCGCCATGCGGCAACTCCTCGACAACGAAGCGTTTGCAGCTGACCGCTCACTTCCCAAACCCTGCAAAACACTCAAGAATGTCTCTGCACTCAAAAG AGATTTGGACGCACGTGCAAAGAACGAGCGATATCGGTCCATGTTCCGGCTGACGCAGGACGAGCGTCTTGATGGACATACTGGCTGCACACTGTGGACACCTTTTGCAAAGATGCATGTGATTGGACAGCTGTTCATCTCCAACAACTACATCTGTTTTAATAGCAGAGAAGAAGATGTATGTCAGTTGATCATCCCCCTTCGAGAG GTGTCCATTGTGGAGAAggcagacagcagcagtgtCTTGCCCTGCCCTGTTTCCATCAGCACTAAGAACAAGATGAATTTCCTATTTGCAAACCTGAAAGACAGAGACTTCTTGGTCCAGCGCATCTCAGACTTCCTGCAGCGAACTCCTGACAGTAGCGACACTGGTCCACTGTCTCTGACCGGTCAATCG GCGCCAACCAATATGGCTTCATGTGCTGGTTATGAGTGTACTCAGAGGAGGCATCATTACCACCCAGACCTGCCTACCGCACGCCAcagtctgctgcagctctaCCACCAGAATGTTGCGGAGGACCTGGGCCCCAAAGCT atgaaagaaaagatgaaggtGGAAGCATGGAACATCCATTTCTCCGAGTTTGGCCGCGGGGTGTGTATGTACCGAACCTCAAGAACCAGAGAACTTGTCCTGAATGGGATCCCGGAGCTCCTAAGAGGAGAACTGTGGCTTCTGTTCTCTG GAGCACAGAATGAAATGGACACCCACCGTGGTTACTATGGTGACTTGGTTGAGCAGGCTATGGGTCAATGTTCTTTAGCAACAGAGGAGATCGAGCGCGACCTTCATCGTTCCATGCCGGAGCACCATGCCTTCCAGAATGAAAATGGGATTGCAGCGTTGCGTCGAGTCCTCACAGCCTATGCTCACCGGAACCCCGGCATTGGATACTGCCAG GCGATGAACATCGTCACCTCCGTCCTGTTGCTCTATTGTCCGGAGGAAGACGCTTTCTGGCTCTTAGTGGCACTTTGTGAGCGCATGTTGCCCGACTATTACAACACCAGAGTTGTAG GTGCCCTGGTGGATCAGGGAGTTTTTGAGGATCTGACTCGGGCCTCCCTCCCTTTGCTGTATGAACACATGCAGGATCTTGGAGTCATCTCCACCATCAGCTTGTCCTGGTTCCTCACTCTTTTCCTGTCGGTGATGCCGTTTGACAGCGCCGTCATCCTGGTCGATTGCTTCTTCTATGAGGGCATCAAGGTTATCTTTCAG gtggcgctggctgtgcTTCATGCTAATATGGATGCTCTATTGTCCTGCAGTGATGAAGGGGAAGCCATGACCATCCTGGGCAG GTACCTGGATAATGTCGTAAACAAAcagacagcagctccacccATCCCTCACCTGCATGCCCGTCTGACTAGTGGAGAGGATCCTCCAGCTGAGATTGACATCTTCAGCCTTATTAAATCATCTTACGAG AGATTTGGCTCGTTACATTCCGATGTCATTGAGCAGATGAGGTTCAagcaaaggttaaaggtcattcAGTCACTGGAGGACACTGCCAAGAGGAGTGTG GTTCGAGCAATGATGACCGAATCGGCCTTCAGTatagaggagctggaggacctgtTCTGTCTCTTTAAG GCCAAACACATGACGAGCTGCTACTGGGGCTCCTGCAGTTCTGCCTCCGAACGCCACGATCCCAGTCTGCCATACCTGGAGCAGTACCGCATCGACTCTGGCCAGTTTGCCCAGCTGTTTtctgccctggctccctgggtTTGCAGCAGCCATACTTTAACATTGTCAGCCCGCCTCTTCAGACtcctggaccagaaccaggacggACTGGTTAACTTTAAGGAGTTCATCACTGGCCTAA GTGGGATGTATCATGGAGATATGACCGAGAAACTCAAACTTCTGTACAAGCTCCATCTCCCACAAGGTAAAGTCACACATGTGGGTATAGTCGGCGTGAGCTTTCACTTCCCAAATGGagtgtttccttcttttctctctgttgtaGCGTTCTGTCCTGAAGAGACAGAGTCTGCACTGGATGCAACAAACTTCTTCGCTGCCACTATTCCACAAG AATCCTTCCTCCTGTCAGATCCGGACTCTGAAGGAAGGCAAGGAGTGACATCAG gtAATGTGGGGAAGGACAAAGGTGTCGACgctgaggagaaaaaag ACAAGGTAAAGGACTACAGGTACTACCTGAGAATGTGGGCCATGGAAAAGGAGCCCAGGCCTGAGACCATCAAAGACCTGCCGAGGATGAACCAG GAGCAGTTTATCGACCTTTGTAAGACTCTGTACAACATGTTCAGTGAGGAACCTGAGGAGCAGCACCTGTACCATTCCATCGCCACTGTGGCGAGCCTTCTGCTACGTATTGGTGAGGTTGGCAAGAAGTTTCACAATGGCAGCAAGAAGACGGATGGTGCTGATATTCAGACTCCGCCCACTGTACCCGGGGTAGAGGAGGCCCACAGTGGGGTTGAGTCAGGTGAGCCTCAGGTGTGTCAGGAGGCAGCAGACACAGCAGCCCCCAATGAGCAGGACAAAGGTAACATGCCTGTGCTGTCACATCCAAGCGGGAGCTCGGGCCCGCTGCAGCGCGAGGACCTCTCTGAAGACGCTCTGTTGGCGGGTGGAATAGAGCAGCGGCAGGGCAGCGTGCTGGATGCTGATTGGTCCATCACTTTTGAACAGGTGCTGGCTTcgctgctgacagagccgcCACTTGTTGACTATTTTGAAAGGAAGCGGGACATCCAAAGCAAGGTGGAAGCATGTAAGGCTCAACGGGTAATAGAGCGCCAAATAAGCTCTGACCAGGAACTCACTCAGCAAGCTCACTGA